The following nucleotide sequence is from Candidatus Binatia bacterium.
TGACGTCCGTCACGTCCCTGCCGATCGATGCGGTCCTCGCGGACGTCGTCGCCTCGCTTGCGCGCCAGCCCAACCTTGCGCTCAAGGCGCCGACCGGCGCGGGGAAAACGCTGCGCGTCGCTCCTGCGCTCGTCGACGCCGGATGCGCCGGCGCCGTGCTCCTGCTCGAACCCCGCCGGGTTGCCGCACGCGCGGCGGCGCGGCGCATCGCGTTCGAGCGCGGCCGCAACCTCGGCGACGAAGTGGGCTACCACGTGCGCTTCGATCGCAAGACCAGTCGCGACACCCGGATCATCGCGATGACCTACGGCATTTTCCTGCGAAAGCTGCAGGACGATCCTTTTCTCGACGGAGTCGGCGCGGTCGTCTTCGATGAATTCCATGAGCGCAGCCTCGATGCCGATCTCGCGCTGGCGATGGTACGAAAAACGCAGCGGGAAGCGCGCGCCGAGCTTCGCATCGTCGTGATGTCGGCGACGCTGGAAGCAGCGCCGGTCGCGGCATTTCTCGGCGACGCACCGGTGATCGAGAGTGCGGGGCGGAGCTTTCCTGTCGAGATCGGCTACCGCGACGTTCGCGGCGTTCGCGACGTCGAAGCGGCTGCGGCGGGCGCGGTGCGGGAGGCCTGCGGCGAGAGCGCCGGCGACGTGCTCGTCTTTCTGCCGGGCCTCGCGGAAATCCGTCGCACCCGCGCCGCGCTCGACGGCTTTGCCTCGCAGTCGGGCATCGACGTCGTCGAGCTTTACGGCGACCTTCCAGCCGAAGAGCAGGACGCCGTGCTGCGCCGCGGCCCGCGGCGAAAGATCGTGCTCTCGACCAACGTCGCCGAGTCCTCCGTCACGATCGAGAACGTCACCGCCGTCGTGGACTCCGGACTTGCGCGGGTGATGAGGATGGACGCTTCGGTCGGCATCGACCGACTCGAAGTCGGCAGAATCTCGCGCGCCTCGGCCGAGCAGCGCGCCGGGCGCGCCGGCAGAACCGCGCCGGGAGTGTGCATTCGCCTCTGGAGCCAGCACGAGGACGCAGCGCTGAGGCCGGTCGAAGAGCCCGAAATCCGCCGCGTCGACCTGTCGCGCGCATTGCTCGAGTTGCGCGCGTGGGGCGAGGCGGATCCGGCGTCGTTTTCATGGTTCGAAGCGCCCGAGTCCGGCGCTCTCCGGAATGCGGACCGGCTTCTGCATGAGCTCGGTGCGATCGACGATTCCGGTTTGACCGCCGTTGGCCGGCGGCTGGCCGCGTTGCCTCTGCCTCCTCGCATCGGGCGCCTGCTGCTCGAAGGAGAAAAGCTCGGGGTGCGCGCTCGCGCCGCGCTTGCCGCCGCGCTGCTCGGCGAGCGAGATCCGCTGCGGCGCGACGGTGAACGGGGAGCACCGCGCCGTGCAACGACCGTGCACGAATCGGACCTGCTCGAACGCGTCGTTCTGCTCGAACGCTTTGCCGCCTCCTCGTCGCGCGCCGCGGCTGCGTGGCCCGAGCTTTCGGTGGGCGCGGCGCACGGGGTGCTGCGCGTCGCCAAAGACCTCGAAGCATCGTTGCGAGAAAATGGCGAGTCTGCCCGACGCGCGAAGGAATCGATCGACAGGGATGAAGACCTGCTGCGTGCACTCGTCGCCGCCTATCCCGACCGCGTCGCGCTTCGACGCCAGGCCGGAAGCGACCGCGCAGTCATGGCCGGAGGTCGCGGCGTGCGCCTGGCGAGCGAAAGCGTCGTGGTCACTGCGTCTCTTTTTCTTTGCGTCTCGATCGATGCCGGCCGCCGCGGCGAGCGTTCCGAGAGCCTCGTTCGCCTTGCATCGGCCATCGAGCCGGAGTGGCTGCCGCCGGCGTGGCTTTCGCGCAGTGTCGAGACGACATTCGACGAGGCCGGCGAAAGCATCGTCGCCCGCTCGGTCCTGCGGTATCGCGACCTCCTGCTGGAAGAAAAACCCGCCTCTCTGACCCGGGATGCAGCGGGACGATTGCTCGCCGACATCGCCGCGGCCAATCCGCGGCGTGCGCTCCATCTCGAAGACGAGGACGTGGCGTCGTGGCTGGCGCGCGTGCGATCTCTTGCGGGCTGGATGCCCGAGCTCGAGCTGCCCCGCTTCGAGGATGCCGACCTCAGCGCGGTTGCGCGCGAGCTTGCCGGCGGCCGCCGTTCCTTCGACGAGATGCGCCGCGCGCCGCTTCTGGACGCGCTGCGCACTCACCTTTCGTGGGAACAGCAGCGCGCGCTCGATCGTCACGCGCCCGAGCGCATCGCGGTGCCGAGCGGCAGCGCGATCCGGCTTCTCTACGAGCCCGGCCGCGCGCCGGTGCTGGCCGCTCGAATCCAGGAGCTGTACGGCATGGCCGAAACGCCACGCATCGCCGGCGGCCGGGTTCCGGTCGTGATGCACCTTCTCGCACCGAACCGGCGCCCCGAGCAGGTGACCGAAGACCTGGCGAGCTTCTGGAAGAATACCTACGTGCAGGTGCGCAAGGAGCTTCGCGCACGCTATCCAAAGCACGCGTGGCCCGAAGATCCACTGACGGCCACGGCCGAAGCACGTCCGCGCAGGAACAGGCCCCGCGCGTGACTCACTGAAGCGTGACTCACTGATGAAGGAAAGCCCAGGAGACCATCATGCAACTTTCCGTGCACGTCATTGCCGCGCTGGCAGTGTGCTCGCGCCTCGCCGACGTAGGCACCACCTATCTGGTAACGCCGACGCTGAAGCTCGAGGCCAACGCCATCGTGCGGCGTTTCGGCTGGCGGTTCGGGGCGCTGACGGTCGTGCTCGGCCTGTTTGCCTACGTATCGCCGCCTTTCGGCATCGTCATTGCGACGATGTCGTTCATCGTCGCTGCGTTCAATTCCTCGAAGATCCTCATGGCCAGGGCGCTCGGCGAGGACGAGATGGTCGAGATCGGCCGTCGCGTATTCCTGGCGACACCGCCGTGGCCCGGGCTGCTCTACCTCGTCATGCCGGGCATTTTCATCGCGGTGCCCGCGGTGATGCTGCTGCAGTTCTATCCCGACGCGTCCGAATGGGGCTATTACTTTGCGCTGGGAATGCTCGGCTACTCCCTGGCGGTCTTCGTGCACTATCCCGTCCGGTTTTTCCGGGTTCGCGCGCAAGCGAAGAAAGCCGGGCGATAGCGCACCGCAAGCGGTGGCGGCCGACGTACGGGTCGCGCGATTTGCTGCCCCGCCACGCTGTCTCTACAACCGTTCCGATGCGCCGGCCCCTCATCCTCGCGTTTCTTCTCTGGGGCTTGCCGCTTGCTGCGACGGCCGCGCCGGCCCCCGAGCCTGCGCCCGGCGTCCTGGCCACCGACGGCTACTTCGACGTCTCGCGCATCGACCAGAACACGTACGCGATCCACGAGCCGCGCTACTGGCAGCAGGACACGATGTACGTGATCAAGGGCGAGTCGCGTGCGATCCTCGTCGACACGGGCTCGGGAACCCGGGACGTCGCGTTCATCGCCGACAAGGTCACGAAGAACCCGATGACTGCGGTCGCGTCGCACGTGCACTATGACCACATCGGCAGCCACGGCAGCTTCCATCAGGTCGCGATGATCGACCTGCCCGAAACTCGCGCCGCCACCCGCGACAACTACTACTCGCCGCCGCTGTCGAAGAGCCTCGAGCCATTCGCATCGGGATTCCACGTCACCGAGTGGTGGAAGCCCGGCGACGTGATCGACCTCGGCAACCGCAAGATCGAGATCGTGCACATTCCGGGGCATTCGAGCGATGAAATCGCGCTCGTCGATCGCGCGAACCGCTACGCATTCGTCGGCGACCATCTCTACGGCGGGACCCTGCTCGCCAACCTTCCGGGCTCCGACCTCGGCCAGTACCTGCTTTCGACGCGAAAGCTGCTCAACGACTATCCCGAGGTGCAGACGTATTTCGGCGGGCACGGCGACGGTCGCATGCCTCGCGAGAAGATGGTCACGCTCGAGAGCCTGCTCAGCGGAATTCTCGAGAAGCGGATCGGCGGCCAGCGCCAGTGGTGGCTGGCCTTTGTGGTCGCACGCTATCCCGGCGACGGGTTTTCGATTCTCGCGGCCGCACCGTGAGCGGGGCAGATTCGAGCGACGGCATCGCGACCGACCGGCGGCTGCTTTGGTGGGCACGCAGGACCTCTACCGCTCGCCGGACCTTGCAATGAAGCACAAGGCGCAGGCGCTGGTCGTCTCCGGCTTCCTCGGCAGCGGCAAGACAACGCTGGTGCGCCACCTTCTCGAAGAGGGCCAGCGCGACGGAATCCGCACGGCCGTGGTGTCGAACGAGTTCGGCGAGCTCGGCATCGACCAGGCTGTGCTGGCTTCGAGCCAGGGCGACTTCGTCGAGCTTGCCGGCGGCTGCGTCTGCTGCCGCCTGGCCGACGACCTCCTGCTCACGCTCCAGCAGCTCTGGGAAAGAACCGGGCCCGAGCGCGTCGTCGTCGAGACTTCGGGCGTCGCGCTTCCGTACGACACGCTGATCAATTTCTGGCGCGATCCGGTGCGCGCGTGGGCAATCGACGAAAGCTCGGTCGTCGTCGTCAGTGCCGAGCAGGTCTGCGCCGGGCGCGACCTCGATGCCACGTTCGAAGACCAGGTCTGCTCGGCCGACCTCCTTCTCCTGAGCAAGACCGACCTCGTGAGCGAGGAAAACGCGGCGCGCGCCGAACGCTACCTTCGCGACATGCAGCCGGGCGTGACGATCCTTCGCGCCAGTTTCGGGGACATCGACTCGCGGGTGTTTTTTCCGCCCGAGCCGGGCTCGCGAGAGGCCGCGCGGCGGATCGAAGAGCGTGAGCACCGCCACAACCACCAGTCCTACGTCTGCGAAGAGCTTGCGGTTGCGGCGGGAACCGCCGAGGCGGAGATCCGCCGCCGCCTCGAGCAGCGCGCGCCGCTTCGGGCCAAGGGATTCGTCGAAACGGCCGCGGGATTGCGCCTCGTCCAGGGAGTCGGCACGAACGTCGAGATCACGCCCGTTCCCTCGCCCCCGCCGGCCGAGCTGCTCGGCCGGATCGTCATCATCGAG
It contains:
- a CDS encoding GTP-binding protein, with amino-acid sequence MKHKAQALVVSGFLGSGKTTLVRHLLEEGQRDGIRTAVVSNEFGELGIDQAVLASSQGDFVELAGGCVCCRLADDLLLTLQQLWERTGPERVVVETSGVALPYDTLINFWRDPVRAWAIDESSVVVVSAEQVCAGRDLDATFEDQVCSADLLLLSKTDLVSEENAARAERYLRDMQPGVTILRASFGDIDSRVFFPPEPGSREAARRIEEREHRHNHQSYVCEELAVAAGTAEAEIRRRLEQRAPLRAKGFVETAAGLRLVQGVGTNVEITPVPSPPPAELLGRIVIIERRRNSAHA
- the hrpB gene encoding ATP-dependent helicase HrpB encodes the protein MTSVTSLPIDAVLADVVASLARQPNLALKAPTGAGKTLRVAPALVDAGCAGAVLLLEPRRVAARAAARRIAFERGRNLGDEVGYHVRFDRKTSRDTRIIAMTYGIFLRKLQDDPFLDGVGAVVFDEFHERSLDADLALAMVRKTQREARAELRIVVMSATLEAAPVAAFLGDAPVIESAGRSFPVEIGYRDVRGVRDVEAAAAGAVREACGESAGDVLVFLPGLAEIRRTRAALDGFASQSGIDVVELYGDLPAEEQDAVLRRGPRRKIVLSTNVAESSVTIENVTAVVDSGLARVMRMDASVGIDRLEVGRISRASAEQRAGRAGRTAPGVCIRLWSQHEDAALRPVEEPEIRRVDLSRALLELRAWGEADPASFSWFEAPESGALRNADRLLHELGAIDDSGLTAVGRRLAALPLPPRIGRLLLEGEKLGVRARAALAAALLGERDPLRRDGERGAPRRATTVHESDLLERVVLLERFAASSSRAAAAWPELSVGAAHGVLRVAKDLEASLRENGESARRAKESIDRDEDLLRALVAAYPDRVALRRQAGSDRAVMAGGRGVRLASESVVVTASLFLCVSIDAGRRGERSESLVRLASAIEPEWLPPAWLSRSVETTFDEAGESIVARSVLRYRDLLLEEKPASLTRDAAGRLLADIAAANPRRALHLEDEDVASWLARVRSLAGWMPELELPRFEDADLSAVARELAGGRRSFDEMRRAPLLDALRTHLSWEQQRALDRHAPERIAVPSGSAIRLLYEPGRAPVLAARIQELYGMAETPRIAGGRVPVVMHLLAPNRRPEQVTEDLASFWKNTYVQVRKELRARYPKHAWPEDPLTATAEARPRRNRPRA
- a CDS encoding MBL fold metallo-hydrolase, which gives rise to MRRPLILAFLLWGLPLAATAAPAPEPAPGVLATDGYFDVSRIDQNTYAIHEPRYWQQDTMYVIKGESRAILVDTGSGTRDVAFIADKVTKNPMTAVASHVHYDHIGSHGSFHQVAMIDLPETRAATRDNYYSPPLSKSLEPFASGFHVTEWWKPGDVIDLGNRKIEIVHIPGHSSDEIALVDRANRYAFVGDHLYGGTLLANLPGSDLGQYLLSTRKLLNDYPEVQTYFGGHGDGRMPREKMVTLESLLSGILEKRIGGQRQWWLAFVVARYPGDGFSILAAAP